The following proteins are encoded in a genomic region of Arachis stenosperma cultivar V10309 chromosome 4, arast.V10309.gnm1.PFL2, whole genome shotgun sequence:
- the LOC130974899 gene encoding fe(2+) transport protein 1-like: protein MGTNSEVQHLKLKISLVFIIIVLFTPKSVAECESESEDSCNNKEKALPLKIVAIFAILVTSMIGVSLSFGRRLIPALSPENDLFMVVKCFAGGIILGTGFMHVLPDSFDMLGSDCLEEKPWHEFPFSGLVAMFSALFTLMVDSLATSFYGKKSSDAVIPDSHIGAVGGHQEQEMGVVVSVGHFHGHHHAAIEATKNEDGDTQLVRYRVVAMVLELGIIVHSVVIGLSMGASNNTCSIKGLIVALCFHQMFEGIGLGGCILQAQYKLLKRVVLVLFFSITTPFGIALGIGLSRIYKENSPSALITVGMLNASSAGLLIYMALVDLLSTDFMSPRLQNNIKLQFKSYVAVFLGAAGMSVMAKWN from the exons ATGGGTACTAATTCAGAAGTACAACATCTGAAGCTGAAGATCTCTTTGGTCTTCATCATCATCGttctcttcacacccaaaagcGTAGCAGAGTGCGAATCCGAATCAGAAGACTCATGTAACAACAAAGAGAAAGCTCTCCCTCTAAAAATCGTGGCTATCTTTGCAATCTTGGTAACCAGCATGATCGGCGTATCTCTGTCCTTTGGGAGGCGTTTGATCCCGGCGTTGAGCCCCGAAAACGACCTCTTCATGGTGGTGAAATGCTTCGCCGGGGGGATCATTCTCGGCACGGGGTTCATGCACGTGCTGCCGGATTCATTCGACATGCTGGGGTCTGATTGTCTTGAGGAGAAGCCATGGCACGAGTTTCCCTTCTCAGGGCTCGTTGCCATGTTCTCTGCCTTATTCACGCTCATGGTGGATTCTTTGGCCACAAGCTTTTATGGTAAGAAGAGTAGTGATGCAGTTATTCCAGATAGCCACATTGGTGCAGTTGGTGGTCATCAAGAACAAGAGATGGGTGTTGTTGTTAGTGTTGGCCATTTCCATGGTCATCATCATGCAGCAATTGAGGCTACTAAGAATGAAGATGGAGACACACAACTCGTGCGTTATCGTGTTGTTGCTATG GTGCTAGAACTTGGAATTATTGTTCATTCAGTAGTGATAGGCCTGTCCATGGGTGCTTCAAATAACACATGCTCCATAAAAGGCCTTATAGTGGCCCTTTGCTTCCATCAAATGTTTGAAGGCATTGGTCTTGGCGGTTgcattcttcaggcccaatacAAGTTGTTAAAGAGGGTGGTGTTGGTGTTGTTCTTCTCAATTACAACCCCATTTGGAATCGCATTAGGAATTGGATTGTCCAGAATCTACAAAGAGAACAGCCCAAGTGCCCTAATCACAGTTGGTATGCTTAATGCATCATCAGCTGGGCTTTTAATCTACATGGCATTGGTTGACCTTCTCTCAACTGATTTCATGAGTCCAAGGTTACAGAACAACATTAAGCTCCAATTCAAGTCTTACGTTGCTGTCTTTCTGGGTGCTGCTGGCATGTCTGTCATGGCAAAATGGAATTAA